In Littorina saxatilis isolate snail1 unplaced genomic scaffold, US_GU_Lsax_2.0 scaffold_785, whole genome shotgun sequence, the following proteins share a genomic window:
- the LOC138957121 gene encoding uncharacterized protein: protein MAAAFSCFRDFNFPFAVLLPLFLCVTSSSSDVPMSSYPLPGIRSTHFHALSEREIQDTPWTHADVRLPDPDSYSERLDLALLQSATSWIEIHWQLVNSTGSKAGSTRFSRVRCHIGNTTILHNFFGPANQFRIPNLSSNTEYMVCVEVMESTSNYLHFKCARFGTIPLVRPDSIMGLFLAVGYFALLIFTGFVTWKVRVRKHVASHKAENDMELSARNSTVRFSEIEEHAHLNSNRPELETNDIS from the coding sequence ATGGCAGCTGCTTTTTCCTGCTTCCGGGACTTCAACTTTCCCTTCGCCGTGCttctccccctctttctttgCGTCACTTCCTCTTCTTCCGACGTCCCCATGTCGTCATATCCGCTTCCGGGCATACGCAGTACGCACTTTCACGCTCTCAGCGAGCGAGAGATCCAGGATACTCCGTGGACACACGCGGACGTTCGGCTGCCGGATCCGGACTCGTACTCAGAGAGGCTGGATCTCGCTCTCCTTCAGAGCGCCACCTCGTGGATCGAGATCCACTGGCAGCTGGTGAACAGCACCGGGTCTAAAGCGGGATCCACACGCTTCTCTCGGGTGCGCTGCCACATCGGAAACACCACCATCCTTCACAACTTTTTCGGACCCGCGAACCAGTTTCGGATTCCCAACCTCTCGTCCAATACGGAGTATATGGTGTGTGTGGAGGTGATGGAATCCACCTCGAACTATCTGCACTTTAAATGTGCCCGCTTCGGTACTATCCCGCTCGTCAGACCCGACAGCATTATGGGATTGTTCCTCGCAGTTGGCTACTTCGCCCTCTTGATTTTCACTGGCTTCGTCACGTGGAAAGTGCGCGTGCGCAAGCACGTGGCCAGTCACAAGGCAGAGAACGATATGGAGCTCAGCGCAAGGAACAGTACCGTTCGTTTCTCCGAGATTGAAGAGCACGCGCATTTGAATTCCAACCGGCCAGAGCTAGAGACCAATGACATTTCGTGA